One part of the Nitrospira sp. genome encodes these proteins:
- a CDS encoding DUF2282 domain-containing protein, whose product MPELPSGWEACGGVAKAGMNDCAVKTSLHSCVGMAKTDNEADSYVFLPKGLCAKIVKGTVLAITKDDLAKMKDMMMKKM is encoded by the coding sequence ATGCCGGAGTTGCCCAGCGGCTGGGAAGCCTGCGGCGGCGTCGCCAAGGCCGGCATGAACGATTGCGCCGTCAAGACCAGTCTTCATTCCTGTGTCGGGATGGCGAAGACCGACAATGAAGCCGATTCCTATGTGTTTTTGCCGAAAGGCCTTTGCGCCAAGATCGTGAAGGGCACGGTGCTGGCCATCACCAAGGATGATTTGGCGAAAATGAAAGACATGATGATGAAGAAGATGTAG